The Streptomyces sp. NBC_00670 genome window below encodes:
- a CDS encoding DUF397 domain-containing protein — MPGPSPAPHELTWFKSSYSGGNTTECVECAPANDGMRIRDSKVGDELVIGVQQKAWANFLASISGSKLASVSDL; from the coding sequence ATGCCCGGCCCTTCTCCCGCCCCTCACGAACTCACATGGTTCAAGTCGTCGTACAGCGGCGGCAACACCACGGAGTGCGTGGAGTGTGCGCCCGCCAACGACGGCATGCGTATACGCGACTCGAAAGTTGGAGACGAGCTTGTCATCGGGGTCCAGCAGAAGGCTTGGGCCAACTTCTTGGCATCAATCTCCGGAAGCAAGCTGGCAAGTGTCAGCGATCTGTAA
- a CDS encoding helix-turn-helix domain-containing protein yields the protein MGYAAHNALADADLSASAYRLFHKMCALQNRKDHGLVLVESQTKFAEQVGMSQASVSRSLKQLASQGFIYPEGRNWRIRPDFVFNGNGAAQGQAVQNIPAGTPDPYAGPRTDLTVIDGGNDEKADEADGSDDGA from the coding sequence ATGGGATACGCCGCACACAACGCCCTCGCCGACGCCGATCTCAGCGCCAGCGCGTACCGGCTGTTCCACAAGATGTGCGCCCTGCAGAACCGCAAGGACCACGGCCTCGTCCTCGTCGAGAGCCAGACGAAGTTCGCGGAGCAGGTGGGCATGTCGCAGGCGTCGGTCTCGCGCAGCCTGAAGCAGCTCGCCTCGCAGGGCTTCATCTACCCCGAGGGCCGGAACTGGCGCATCCGCCCCGACTTCGTCTTCAACGGCAACGGGGCGGCGCAGGGTCAGGCCGTCCAGAACATCCCCGCCGGCACGCCGGACCCGTACGCCGGTCCGCGCACGGACCTGACGGTCATCGACGGCGGGAACGACGAGAAGGCCGACGAGGCTGACGGGTCCGACGACGGGGCCTGA